The Tenebrio molitor chromosome 3, icTenMoli1.1, whole genome shotgun sequence genome contains a region encoding:
- the LOC138126902 gene encoding uncharacterized protein: MPKQKISLREKILQWTSKKDLYEIKSTREMFCKACGKLFICEKKCHLQQHEQTAIHKENIMTPLRQTLLTQNLEESANSTFNMELCNVFLAANIPWHKLQNPAFQNFLTKYCGRKIPDESTLRKNYLPKCYKDTIDRIRNELDPFNIWVSVDETTDALGRYVANCLVGKLSEDEPGKSYLLASKQLERTNHETIARFVNQSLEILWSTRVVAEKFLLFVTDGAPYMIKSGRHLKVFYPKIVHVTCLAHALNLVAEKIRYQYEDVDNLISNVKKIFVKAPLRVEMYKEKLKEMPLPPQPILTRWGTWLQAAMFYSEHFDSIKEVVMSFDGSSAVAIQKAQSIMKKPGIKNQLIYVRSNFKIICESITQLEKNGLPLTDSIKIVENVFTSLKKSPGPVAAVALKKLEDVTEKNPGYKFLLELARIFRGEDVPEHDTKMEEIYYKFAPITSCEVERSFSKYKSILVDNRQCFKVENLEQYLVCNVNT; the protein is encoded by the exons atgccgaaacaaaaaattagtttacgcgaaaaaatattacagtggacaagcaagaaagatttatatgaaataaaatcaacccgagaaatgttttgtaaagcttgtggtaaactg tttatatgcgaaaaaaaatgtcacttgcaacagcatgagcaaacggccatccataaagagaacattatgacaccgcttcggcaaacgttgctgacacagaacttggaggaatcggcaaatagtacattcaatatggaactttgtaacgtctttttagctgccaatataccatggcacaaactacaaaatcctgcgtttcagaattttctgacaaaatattgtggtagaaaaattccggatgagtctactttacggaaaaattatttaccaaaatgctacaaagat actattgaccgcattcggaatgagctggatccttttaacatatgggtttcagttgacgaaacaacagatgcacttgggcgatatgtggcgaattgtctggttgggaaactttcagaagatgaacctggaaaatcttatcttttggcgtctaaacaattagaaagaacaaatcatgagacaatagctagattcgtaaatcaatctttag aaatcttgtggagtaccagagttgttgctgaaaagtttcttttgtttgtaacggatggagcaccatatatgataaaatctggtagacaccttaaggtgttttatccaaaaattgtgcatgtcacatgcttagcgcatgctttaaatctagtggctgaaaaaattcgctatcaatatgaagatgtggataatttaatttcgaacgtgaaaaaaattttcgttaaggcacctttgagagttgaaatgtacaaagaaaaactaaaagaaatgccactgcctccacagccaattttaacacgatggggaacatggcttcaggctgctatgttttacagcgaacactttgattccattaaagaa gttgtcatgtcctttgatggaagttctgctgttgctattcaaaaagcacagtctataatgaagaaacccggaataaaaaaccaattaatttatgttcgcagtaattttaaaataatctgcgaaagtattactcaattggaaaaaaatgggttacctttaaccgattcaatcaaaattgttgaaaacgtatttacctccctaaaaaaatctccaggccctgtagcagcagtagcattaaaaaaacttgaagatgttactgaaaaaaatcctggatacaaatttcttctagaattggcaagaatttttagaggtgaagatgtgccggaacatgacaccaaaatggaagaaatttattacaaatttgcgcccattacctcttgcgaggtagaaagaagtttttcaaaatataagtccattttggtggataaccgacaatgttttaaagtagaaaatttagagcaatatcttgtatgcaatgtaaatacgtaa